The region cctagaggccatcgtaatcgcaagttacagaataagcacctaagccggcgatacatgtcGCCGGcttaaagccggggatacatgaagcgtaaactctcgtataaactcagagtgtaatgccaaaaagtttacatttgccgtttacacggtgtaaaaacagattataggtccacggagcataaatcctagcgtaaacgctgtttgcaagcgatttgcctcactatatttcctgtttgtggtttgcattaatgatgagtgatcattactagcgtttttaatctttttcttcggaaaaaagataatattttactcacaaaagtcgataaaagttcagtgtaattcggattacgcgcctcaacccggtcatgtaaacatgttcaagtgtaagttaattttatatttacgcttgagtttactcttcatgtatccccggctctagagtttacgcttcgtctgtcTCCGGCTtcagattaaaaaaaagtattctaGAGTCCATTCGAGTAGGAGGGTGAACATAATGAACACAAATGTATGGATgtgttcattttcattcatcctcTCACTAGAATTCTTGATCAGTGAGTCCGTGAGTTTAGTTCTGAGCCACAATCCCGCGTTCAAAGACGCATTAAAAATTTAACCAAAAGTGCTAAATATGAAGCAATCACACGTTTTTGTAATGTTGGCTGTTCTGCTGACCAAGTCTGTTTTGCCAGAAAAACTGCCGGTTGTGTTATGGCATGGAATGGGTAAGTGTAATCAGTAATATTGGGCCTTTTTGTAAGGGGTTTGCCCGGCGGTAACTTCTATTTGTACACTTCGCTAAAAATGCATCGTGAAAACCAactaaatcttccccaaaccaAATTAATTTTGGGGTAGGGGTACGGATACAGAAAATATGTTGGAATTATCTGTTTGTTAATGCGTACGGTGAAAGAATCAGTTGTCCAACGAGcctttgttttgcaaataaacAGTGACGGACACTTAAACAGGACTACCTTACCTTGAACCGGCCGATTACAAATTTCGGAAAAAAGCATTTCGAAAGATTGCATAGTTTTATGGTTTATCTGGTAAActggaagggggaaggggtaGCAGGGATGAATTTGGTATGTAATAACTGTTTTGGATTTCAAAAGCGGATAGTTTGTCGATAAGTACCATCTTTAGTGTTGCAATACGCTCCAGTACGCTCCAATAGAAGCCTGTTTGTTCAAGTGGTCTTATTTGGATGTCCGTCACTGTatataatttttatattttcagtTTTCGAAAAGTGAACTACAATTATTCGAATTTTGTACACACAACTATCAATTACCACTTATGCCCGAGAAAATATAAGTGAAACTAGGTTCCTTCTTCAGTTCAAGTTCCTTGACGCACAAGGGCAACAAGGGACTACCGCCTGAACTCCGTTTAGGATTCGGCGCAATCCCAAAATCTCCAAAATGTCCCATGAAACGAAAGTGTTTACAAAACATCCTAATTAGCAATTGAAATACACACAACGAAAATATGTTCATCTATTCTTTGTATTCTTGCAGGTGACACATGCTGTTTTCCGTTCAGTGTGGGTGGCTTTAAAAAGTTTCTTGAAAATGAACTCGGTATTTATTGCAAGTCGATTGAGATTGGCAATTCTATTGTATCCGATTTCAAAAGTGGATATTTTGTTCATCCCAATAAACAGGTAAGTTGTAGGTCTGGTCACGAACAAAGTTGTTTCCTTATTTCAAAATGATAGCCTATATGGTatgcaaccaaaaaccaaaagtaGTCATGGAGATTATGTACTCACGACGCATACTAAATAGTTTTATTGATATGATGTCAAGTTAtctggttttttctttcattgcaTTCAGGTAGAATCGGTTTGTGCAGATCTTATGAATGATACAAACTTGTCCAACGGATACAACGGAATAGGTTTCTCACAAGGAGGCCAGTTTATGTAAGAATTTGTTCAGAGCAGAGCACATATCGAATTCGTTAGTGTAGAAACATTCTTCACACATTCACATATTTTTAGGCGAGCACTAGCTCAAAGATGCCCCTGGCCGCGGATGAACAATTTGATCACATTAGGGGGTCAACATCAAGGTGTCTTCGGTTTACCCAACTGTCCTTCGTTGAGCAGCAAGACATGTGAAGGATTTAGGCGGATGTTGAATAATGCTGCTTACActgattttatgcaaaatcatCTTGTTCAGGCAACTTACTGGCATGATCCGCTGAACGAAATAACTTACAAAAACTCTAGCACATTTTTAGCTGATATAAACAACGAAAGGACTATCAACCAATCATACATTCAAAACTTACAGAGTTTGAAGACATTTATAATGGTTCGATTTAACAAAGACAGCATTGTCCAGCCATTGGATTCACAGTGGTTTGGTTACTACAAACCTGGGCAGGACGTACAAACCCAAAGTCTTCGCGAAAGTGATGTGTACATACAGGTAAATACCTACCTTAAAATTCTCAACTAAGTtacaaatttaattattcagAACGTTTTCTTTTAAGGATCGTTTGGGCTTGAAATTAATGGACGCAGAAAATAAAATCGTATTTCTCGAATGCGACGGCAATCATTTACAATTTACCAAAGAATGGGTACGGAAAAAATTGTTCAAGTATCtacaataaaatgaaaaacaaaaaagaaaataaagacACTCTTGAAAAACAGTAAATTTAAGCATGTTTATGATTAATGAAACTCGATAAACTATTTTCAGTGCATTAGAGAAACTAAGTTATATTTTCATAGCGCGCGATCACCGATTAAGATATATTAATATACTAGATAcgatatagatttttttaaacaactgTTTTAATAAGTTAGTAAACTGTACAATTGTGCATTCAATGGAACAATTGTAATTAAGTAAGAAAAAGGACATAATGACATACAAGACATGACTACAAAAGCCTTTATATCAATTTCATCGATTTCGTATAAGCGAATTTTAACGATATCTTGATTTTCATAGGGGCTATGATAATGAAAATaactaaaaaaaggaaagcccAATACAACATATGAATTAGATATTGTAGACAGATACAAAGacagatttgttttgaaaCTTTCATATATTATTCTTCCgtatgttttgcttcttcccAATGCAAAACTATTATTTCTAATACCTGTATATATTTGAACGGTAAATGCTCAAATGTTATATTATTGGCACttcaaattatgaaaaatacTAAGCGCTTAGGTTTATTGAATAATGTACGATAATTTCATTATTGGTTGGAATGAATTTATACTTATTGTAATGTAATCCTTAGCACTTGATATGTCTGATAGTTCTGCATATTTCGTCTAAAAATATTGTCTATTGTGAATCGTTCTGTATAGGTCACTTTATCTAAGTAATCGAGTATCAATGTTTTAAcgaatttttttatttattctttcaaataatttgaaattatttgCTTTAATAGTTTctgaaacataattttctaTTAGAAATAATAATCTAACTTCTCAAAACATTAGAATACAAGCAAagagaagttttttttatattcgtCAAATTTGGGTTTAGAAACTTATAGCTATTTCTTTATAGGGGCTCCATGCAAGAAATCGTCATGAGTTTCAGAactaaaattgatttttttttctaaaattatGGACGCGGTCGGATAAATACGACTTTATACGAATGAAATTATCTGAAGTATGTGAAAAATTAAACCTATCCTGCGCCAAATCTGCTTTTCAAccaaataaaatttaataatctCCAAGCCAAATTGAATAATGTAATGCAATTTACATTCGAGTAAACGAACAGAATTTAACCACAATTCATATTACGCCTAATTGTTGAAAACAACaagttttacattttatctCATCTTTACACATTGTATATGGCCGAAAAAAATGGTCCTAGCTTTCTGTTATTACTGTGCTTAGTTTATTATAAAATATAGTATGCATTGTATATCAAATAGGTACGAGCATGTTGAACATTTCGACTAATATTTGTTTACACATATTGTATCAGCTCATTTAGTATTAATGCACGAATGACTGAGAGGTTCTATTCCCTTTATATCTAGATACAATAATAATTTTATAGTTCATTCTGGTCGGTAGCATGTTTTTCATAGAATAAATATCTTATTACAAAAATCTCTTAATCCTTTTGAGAGGAATGATTctactgttttatttttgcatgACTCAAACAGATATTAAAAACCGAATATATTTTCATCTTCAGTTTTTATCTAGTCGtacttttatttataaattattGCAAATTCTATATCATCTGATTGAGTAAACATTAAATTCTATACtattaagttgtttcataagtAGTCACggtattttaaattgaatgtaAATAACGTTTTTTAAATACTTTGAATGAAGGTTTATCGGCGctatatattttattttatcctATGAGCTTTTGGCTTCTTTCTCCCACTTTTAGGATTCGTTGGACATTGATCTTCGGGTTTTTATCTTAAAATACTAAACCAATCTCGATTACATTTTCCTTAATTTTTTTACCAATCcttcaaaaattgaaacaaaaggTAATCTAATAGTGTAACGTCAGGGCAATATGGTAAGTGTATCAAAAGTACCCATACAAGCTCTCAACATTTTTGGCGAAGGCACCAACATGTATTGCATCTATATTGTGGAATATAAAACCTTTGCGATTGACTatttctgttcgtttttcgttGATGGTTGATTTCAATTCGACCAGCTTTTtaatgtgaagaaaaaaatcgaatcaatcaCTTGGTTCCTTGAAGCCGCTCAaaaattattataattaaaaattattattatcttcTTTTCGCGAATAATAGATTTTGCAGTCGTTTGGCTCATCACGCTTCGACCGTATcgtttttgaatttcattacttTAAGTAATATGCAATTTTGAATATCGTGATGATTTACTCAAAGAAAGACCAAATTCATTAGGTTTAACAAGAAATTTACATGcattaaccctcatcggttctttgtatgcgcgGGCATACAATTTGGtccgaaaaaatcaaattattcaaaaacggctcgatgaaattttctgaatttcttcaaaatagatttattttgatcatagaatagaaatatatcaCTCAAAAATTTTAGGCATGTGTAGTATCGCCTGAGCAGAAATAGTTACGAATCGGTTCCTGTGTATGCGTTCGCATACACATACGTCCACCATATGTATTTAgccgaaaaaaatcatttttgaagctctgaaaaaatgatttcaggtaaaaaacatctcttgtcaggtatggtgaacgtgttgctcaaatttcaaactgatCGAGCAATATTTGGAGCTACGACGCCGTTATAAACCTTCAAGCGATTTCATGGTTGCATCCGATATGATGATCTagaggaatgtttgatttatgataaattctgatcgatcagaaatgtgttctaaaggtgcaataataatttgaacactatctacaaaccaggaaaaaatgttacagtcgatgaacagtttgttccatttcgtggATGGTCTCCGTTTCGTGAATATATTGcatcaaaatctgccaaatatggcatggcaaatttggtttatgtgtttcaaaagatggtatgcacacaatacacaaatttataatggtcgtgatcgatacaccactcccaaaagcaacttaggccgccattgttttgtgttttgacaaaaaaaagaatgtccgATCAAAGTGTAACTTGCGACAATTTCTATTTCATATGATTtggctgaagaattgaataaaattcgTATGGCTTTGGGAACGAttactgaaaataaaaaagcaattctATTAGCCTTGGTTGATATGCGCACAAAGCTATTATATTCTACTGAAGCTATGTATGACCACAAATTACTAGCCATTATGTTGCCGTATATCCCCCGTCATTACCAATTTGTTACTTTGGCGAGCATGTTCTATAGTGCTGTGGGTATCAACaatcatgaaaaaagaaaaaagccaaactTAGTTGAGTAATTGCAAGAAGACTAAAGGAAGAATTGACACCATGGACCAATGGGCTAGAACCTTtacttgcaaatgaaaaataaatcgttggcAAATGGCTCTGTAGTATGCAATATGAGTATGCTATTATTACGCTCGCCGAATTGTTTTCggactgaaaaaaaataaaaaagcatccatAATATTTGTCGTCGGCTGTTTATCGAAACATTGGGAATGGCTTTTGTTGATTCACACATAGtaagacgcaaaacaaaaccgactgatagtgatgctgctaatgtttctcataatgttcgtcccattcgccatttgacaCCAACACCCAAAATCGGCCGTTGTCAAGTCTGCACATACTAAACTAAccaaattttttttgctgcacgttgtgaaagtgtgcaaaatttGATTGTGCTAACCATCGACATGATATTTGCaagaaatgtgccaaaaaaattaggaaacacttgaaaaatgtactttttcacggttttcgcatttttctcaaaaaacatgattttataATTGCCAATTTTACTACAGTATTTTAAGAATTATTGACTTgtagtaattttttttcgataaagaacattccaatgaataaataaaaaatatcagaagtgattagttttagttttggattttttggaacaggttggaaaaatgagtgtatgcgcgcgcatacaaaagaaccgattcgatgcaattctggagggaccgatgagggttaaggTGGTTCGTGAAATGAATTTCTATCAATTTCAATGCACCCAGCTATTAAGTTGCTTTACGAGCCTAAGACACTTTATATGAAATCTGTCTATTATTGTTACtatgtttaatgtttctttacTCTAATGCAATGTTCTATGACGATCATCCTCGATTAATGCCCAAACTTCATCATGGTTTAGTTCACTCGGACAACTGAAGCTTGGCATAATCTTTAATAAAATATCTTCAGAATGGAATTTGCCAAAGTTATTTTGACACCAACTGTCTGCCCATGATTCCCTTCCATGCTCAACACACAGTTTTTCAATGCGTGGTGGTTTTTCTTGTTCACAAATATTAAGCTAGAATGTGTCGAATATGCTTGTTTTCGGACTCCATTTTGAACTCTCAATTAATCGCACTTTTTTCCTATCCTAAAAGTAAACTACGTACGTGGACGTacgaaaaaaatgcgaaaataaaaatgtgtaTCTTTGCCAGAAATCGCTAAAAAGTAACCTCTGTAATCTGTAGGGAAAAGGTGTAATTACTTATGAAACATCTTAATAGGTATAGCTCAAGATTATGGGCCTGAAGCCGTAATTCCACACGACAAATTTTTCATAGTGAGAACTATTGAAACAgaatgaaggtttttggtTCTGGCGTGTAGGCATTGCGGCATCAGGCCCTATGTTTGATTCTTATTTTCCTATATCCATGTGTTTTACTGTGTACCgtaatttttttattttttttttattttacaatcttagtggaatactaatgtacgaacctgggCAAAGACACCAGGAACAGTGTGGTaccacccactaaaccacccTGTACCGTCATTTAACGCAAGATTAAAGGACGAAAGCTATGCATGCCATTGGTATGAGCTTTAATTTTTTGGAATTTGCAATTACTAAATATGATTCGATATTAATGAATATGTCGTTAATGATGAACTTCAATTCAACGAACAAATATTTCCTAATTATATAGTATGTTATATTAAAAGTGTACAAGAATAACATCCCATAAGCTTATTGTAGTTTTATTGTCCCGTACATGGACGATTCATGTGTTTCAAAAATGATCTTCCTAATATTCATGTACCTTTTTGTAATGCGTGTTGACATCGACTTGCCGTgttataaattaaattaatgtgATTACTGTTTGCCCAAATTTATTAACCTATGTTACATGTAGGTCTCCTCGCAATATGCGAGTAAAAGTTTTTTTGAATTGTTGATTAGCTAGAGCATAGCAAAATGGATTCATAGGGCTGTTTGCATAgcacaaaaaataagaaaacatgAATAGGTGTTCATTGACACAGGGAGGCTTAGAACAAAACCCTACTACTAATGCTAAAACGTGATAGGGCGTCCAACAAGCAACAAAGGCACCCAATATGAATGATATTGTACGGAAAGCCTTTCGTGCACGATTTTCGGATTTGGACTTCTGCCGACCTATACCCATGAACGCAACTGCTGCAGACTTTCTGTTGCTGCCCTTTAATTTCATACCAATTGATTGAAGCAACCCTTGCTTATTGAACACTTCTTGGTTATTGTATTTAGTGGTATTGCTGGACACTTCCTTCTTACTGCTAGTGTCATTTAGCAGAGTATCTGCTTTAGTGTCATCTGTGTTGGATGTAATGATGGATGGTTCAAGCAGTTTTGGTTGTTCTTCTGAATTTTTAATCAAAGTTTCTTGTTTCGAATCAGAGCATTGGAGCAACGTGTTCATAGTTGCAATCTTGGGTATTTTAGCACTTTCCTGGATTGTAGTATTTTCAGATGACCGATCGCATAGATCTCCCCACGTCTCTTCGTTATCCATGTGTAAGGTGTGAATGAGAACAGTCGGGGGTGGTTGCTGAGAGCATGCTGTGGCTTGCATTAATGCTTTTTGCAAAAGTGAAGGATTAGCATAATTTTGGTCTTGACAATGAGTTGATGATCCTGTAGGAATTACTGTTTGGTTAATACTACGATCAACAACCATGGGGTACTTTATTGCCTGTGCCAATTCTTGACTTTCGTCCATAAATCTCAAGTCAGCCCCATCCATGCCGGCCAGCGCGTCATATCCGCCATCGAATCTCTTTCGTCTGCAATCTGGTTGTTCGTTTGAACAAGCGTTCTCAAAAGGTACATTTATTTGGAAACCGTAGGATGGTGTAACTATCATATTTGGCATATATTCGGCAGATGTAGATGATAAAGTTGATACGAGCGGAATTGGTTTAGGACAAGCAACGTCGCTTTTCTCCTGCTTTTCGCAGTAAACCAAACAATCGTCGTTCTTTTTGCTAAAGTCCCCTAATTCGCTTATTTTCGGAAGAATATCTGATCCACGTTTAACTGGTCTCTTGGATTGTTGAAGGCTTAAATCAGGATCTTGTGCTTCGACAGTAGTTACAGAACTATCTCTCTGCTGGTATCGCGAAGATAGAACAGTTACTGaggcagcaccaaccaacaaccccGCCAGTGATGTGCGTTTTCCATTGGGTTTAATACGCTTTTCCAGTTCTACTGTAGCGTGAGGAGCACTTTCATCGTCTGAATCGAATCCAGGGCTACTGGAGCGTTCGCTTTTGTCAACATCCGTACCATCTTCTTTAGATATGGTCATTGATGTACTGTTGTATGTATTACAAAATGGATAGCTTCTTTCATTACCTAGTGCAGCAACTACATTTGAGTTTGAATTGGTACTGCTTTGTGGCATAGATAACTGAGTACTCATATTTCGCTTCTCTCCCGATGTAGATTTCAATATTCGACTCTGCACAGTTTTTGGGTATTCATTATAATTGTTTGATGGTTCTCTGCAAATGCTTTGGCCAGAGACTAGGCAAGAAGTAGCAAGTTTGTCAGTATTGAGAAGCGCATTCGGAGTTTTTGAAATTCCAATCCCAGCAGCCCGACCGGCAACACCCGTCATGGCGCTACTTAGTGCAACCATCGACTGCatttttcgctgttttgcttcactttttttttgcatatcaTACGCAGTTTTGTAAATCCCACCATACAGCACAAACAATACAACGAGTGTGGTCCAATAATAGCCTATTATAAGAGCGGTGTTGAACACTGGGTCCTTTAAAAACTGTACTGCACATTGTCCTGGCAATAGATCACGATAACCGACAAAATGTTCCCATCCAAAGATGGatatgaaaaacaacaacgcagGTATAATCCATGTTATGGTAACCATCCATATTACCTTGCTTTTTGTTCGCCAACTCCGATACTTTGCTGCTATTTTTACAGAACAGAATCTGTCTATTGTtatcaataaaattgaatattgAGAAACTAAGCAAACTGTGTAGTCTACCGATAACCACAGGTCACATAGTAGAGGTCCTAAATCCCAATATCCCATAAGCACGTAAACGGTGTAGAATGGCATCGAAACTGTTCCTACATCCATAGCGAGAGCGCCAAACAACGATAAGGTAAAAATAGGTTAGAAATCTATTAACAAGAGATCAAATCTTTACTTACCAATTAACATGTCTGTTGCTGCCAACGAGGCAATGAAATAATTGCCCGGTTGTCGAATGCTACGATCTACAATAAATGCTAATAAGACTAATATGTTCCCACCAATTGTTAGAATAATGCAAATTGCTAAACAAATCGCTATAAGTATTGTCTGCCATATTTCGAAAGGTGGTAATACTTGTGACATGTAGtcattttgatttgttgttcgATAGAAACTAGAATGATTGTTCGCTATGTTTTGATATGAATCTAATGTAGAGGTATTATTTGTGTCGTTACTGAAACTGAAACTAGATTCATTCATCCATCCCCAACGGCTTAAATTACCAGATGTTAACCAATCCCATACGTCGTCAAAACTTCCTCTTAAGTAGGGATTGTGTTCGATAACATTTATTGCTGTGTGGGGCTTTCTCCCAACTTCCACTAAGCGTTTGTCGATTGGAACATCTATTAAATGATGACACTTAGCATAATGTAATAAGTTGAGCCGCTTGTAAAATAATTTACAGTTTTTCTCCTGCTTGCGCTTTAATTTCCTGTAATGAAAAACAGATATAAAATAAAGGAATAGAGTTATTATGGTAAacctgattttttttctgaacaTTCTTCGCAAATGTGCCCATCCCCCGATCTACTGATGAACATACTGATCATACTGATGCAttatactactactactatggCCGTACGATTTTAGGATTCAATTCGTTCTGCGGTtgtcgacaaaaaaaaaaaaacgcgactATCTGTGGCcatgatttgaaatttagaTTCACCATTGATGATAACATCTTCACATaacgatgaaacaaaattTTGCTAGACAAAAATCCTAAACCGGACTCAACGCAAGAAATCGTACGGCCACGGTCGACCATGGTGAAGATGCAGTAATGTTGGGATGCTGCATATCGTCGAAAGGTGTTGTAAACCCACCGTTAATTGATGTCATAATGCATCAGTATGTTCTTTTAAACATTCTCAATGagttttaaacgattttttcataaaatttccAACAAACAGGCGCTAAGAAGCGGCAACAGTAGCGTCGCAGAACCGAGTAAGGAAACATTTCTGGCGGTTTTAACGGCAAAATCACACCAAAAGCATGCTGAGGCAGCTAGAAAGCATTTCAAATAATCAGCGAATACACTGGTAATACTGATCATATGGCCCGAGTGTctgttttttgcataaaactgataaaaagaACTGTACGAAGACGAAATTGGTTGCATCGGTGATATGAGCCCGCAATCAtcaaaaaattgaatattttatctgtaaaaaagggattttcacacatttttattattactagACATTGTTATTATACATAACCAACCATAGAAATACAAATTGtatcattaaaaatggaataatcCATGTCGTTCGCTACCGTACGAATTCGGAATCGGTCTGTGCAGATTGGTGCGAAC is a window of Anopheles aquasalis chromosome 2, idAnoAquaMG_Q_19, whole genome shotgun sequence DNA encoding:
- the LOC126571549 gene encoding palmitoyl-protein thioesterase 1, giving the protein MKQSHVFVMLAVLLTKSVLPEKLPVVLWHGMGDTCCFPFSVGGFKKFLENELGIYCKSIEIGNSIVSDFKSGYFVHPNKQVESVCADLMNDTNLSNGYNGIGFSQGGQFMRALAQRCPWPRMNNLITLGGQHQGVFGLPNCPSLSSKTCEGFRRMLNNAAYTDFMQNHLVQATYWHDPLNEITYKNSSTFLADINNERTINQSYIQNLQSLKTFIMVRFNKDSIVQPLDSQWFGYYKPGQDVQTQSLRESDVYIQDRLGLKLMDAENKIVFLECDGNHLQFTKEWVRKKLFKYLQ
- the LOC126571540 gene encoding probable muscarinic acetylcholine receptor gar-1, encoding MKMLKMDDYNSHVDESNVTLSYDNYTSSIFSISTDFITQWKLKRKQEKNCKLFYKRLNLLHYAKCHHLIDVPIDKRLVEVGRKPHTAINVIEHNPYLRGSFDDVWDWLTSGNLSRWGWMNESSFSFSNDTNNTSTLDSYQNIANNHSSFYRTTNQNDYMSQVLPPFEIWQTILIAICLAICIILTIGGNILVLLAFIVDRSIRQPGNYFIASLAATDMLIGTVSMPFYTVYVLMGYWDLGPLLCDLWLSVDYTVCLVSQYSILLITIDRFCSVKIAAKYRSWRTKSKVIWMVTITWIIPALLFFISIFGWEHFVGYRDLLPGQCAVQFLKDPVFNTALIIGYYWTTLVVLFVLYGGIYKTAYDMQKKSEAKQRKMQSMVALSSAMTGVAGRAAGIGISKTPNALLNTDKLATSCLVSGQSICREPSNNYNEYPKTVQSRILKSTSGEKRNMSTQLSMPQSSTNSNSNVVAALGNERSYPFCNTYNSTSMTISKEDGTDVDKSERSSSPGFDSDDESAPHATVELEKRIKPNGKRTSLAGLLVGAASVTVLSSRYQQRDSSVTTVEAQDPDLSLQQSKRPVKRGSDILPKISELGDFSKKNDDCLVYCEKQEKSDVACPKPIPLVSTLSSTSAEYMPNMIVTPSYGFQINVPFENACSNEQPDCRRKRFDGGYDALAGMDGADLRFMDESQELAQAIKYPMVVDRSINQTVIPTGSSTHCQDQNYANPSLLQKALMQATACSQQPPPTVLIHTLHMDNEETWGDLCDRSSENTTIQESAKIPKIATMNTLLQCSDSKQETLIKNSEEQPKLLEPSIITSNTDDTKADTLLNDTSSKKEVSSNTTKYNNQEVFNKQGLLQSIGMKLKGSNRKSAAVAFMGIGRQKSKSENRARKAFRTISFILGAFVACWTPYHVLALVVGFCSKPPCVNEHLFMFSYFLCYANSPMNPFCYALANQQFKKTFTRILRGDLHVT